The Helicobacter fennelliae nucleotide sequence CTTAAGTAATGACAAAATAAAAAGTCGCATCTGCAAATATAAAGCTTGGATTATAACGCTCACTTAAAAATAGCGATAAGCAACTCACAATCGCACGATTTTTGCGCCCATACCGCCCATATTTATCGGCGCGTCATCAAAATGTATGACTTTTGGGTGTGATTTGAGAAAATCACTCACGACTTTAGAAAGCCTGCCTGTGCCGATCCCATGGCAAATCAGCACCTCATCAAACCCCGCCATAAGACAATCAGACAAAAACTTATCAAGCCTCTCTAATGCCTCCTCTGCGCGCAATCCATGCAAATCCAAACTCACATGAGCATTTTTGACTTTTGGGTAAGTTATGTGCGCCATAAATCGCCCGCTACTGCCCCCGCGAGAATCCCCACGAGAATCCACAATAGAATCTATGTGAGAATCTATAATAGCTCCCCCGCCAAACTTCTTTGATTTTCGCCATATAGAATCTTTGGAATCTTTAATCAATTTGCTAGATTCTAAGCTTGCTTTGTTTTTGCTATGTAACTCATTATCAAGCCCGCCATTATCAAGCTTTCTATTATCAAGCCCGCTATTATCAAATCTATCAAGCCCGCTATGATTCCCATTGCAAAGTTGCAATACATTTTTATTGACTTTGAGCCGCATTCCAGAATCTAGCTCCACTAAACAATTATGCGCATTCACACTCACAATCACGCCTCTTTGCACGTTGTATTTGACCATATCGCCTATCCCTAGCTCTTTTGTCTGCTCTTTTGGGGCAAAAGATTCTGAAGATTTTAGCGTCGAGAGAATCTTATTTGCATTATTCATATTGCGATGTATTTGATTGATTGTTTTTGCCTGCGTTTTGAGTGAGGAGAGCGCGTCTTGATATGTTTGCTCTAAATGATGTGATTTTTGCTGGTATTTTGCTTTTAGCTCCTGCCCCAAATGCGCGTATTCAAGCTTTTTGCGCTCGTATTGCTTGATTGTCTCTTCAAGCTCTTTGTGCTTGTTTTTGAGCTGTATTTCTAGCTGTGCGGATCGCTCTATAAGGTGATTGAGTCGCTCTTTGTCCTCGCCATAATGCTCCATTGCACGCGCAATGATAGATTTTGGAATCCCATATCGTTTCGCTGTTTCAAACGCATAGCTTTTGCCTATGCTTCCATGCATAAATTCAAAAGTCGGCTTGGCTTGTTGGACATCATAAATCGCCGCGCTCATCTGCACTCTAGAATCGCTTGCCATAAGTGAGGCTAGCCTTTTGTGGTGGGTTGTGATGATGACTTTGGCATTGTTGTTTAATAAACTCTCCAAAAGTGCCTTATACAAGCTTGCTGCTTCATCTGCATCAGTGCCAAGCTCAATCTCATCAACCCCTAGCAATAAATCTTTAACCCCGAGAATCTGGCTAAATTCTAGCATTCTGCCTGCAAAAGTGCTTATGTCGTTTTTGGTGCTTTGCGGATCATTGATAATGGCTCTGATATGCTTAAAATGCGGAATCTGGCTTTTGTGGGGATTGATTTTCATCGGTAGGAGATATTTTGCCAAAAACACACTTGATAAAATCGATTTTAAAAGCATAGTTTTACCGCCTGCATTCACGCCGGTGATAAGCAAAAGCTGCTGTGTGAAGTCAATATAAATTGGCTTTGGACGCTCCAAAATGGGGTGTGAGAATCCATGCAAAATGATGTTTTGTGTGTTTTTGGTAGGCAATACAAATTCTAAATCAAACTGCTTTGCAAACGCCACCCTCGCCTGCAATGAGTCAAAATAATCAAATTCTTTATTGATAAATTGCAAAAACAATATATGCTTACGCAAAATCTCGCTTAACTCTGCGCAGATTTTATACATTTGGCTTGAGTGCTCATCTTCTAAGTCTTTTTGCTTTTGGTAGAGGTTTTGGATATTTTGCGGAAGGAGATAAAAAAATCCACTTTGTGATCGCATAAGCACAGAACCTTTAATTACGCGCGTATAGCCGGCTTTAAGCAAAAGCGTTTGGGTGTTGTTTATCAGGTGGATTTGCTTATCGACCAAAAATTCCTGCAATCCTGACAAGCTCAAAAGATTGGCAAGCTCGCTTTGGATTTGCTTTGTAGTGTGAGAAATTGCGCGATTAAGATTATCAAGCTCTTTGTATATGCCCTCTTTGAAGTTTTTGTCATCATCAAAAATATCAATAAGACTTAGCAAGGATTCTGGAATGAGGATTTTTTCTAGCATTTGGTGAAGTGTCGGTTGAGAAATAATGTGCTGGTGTTTTTTGAGTCGGTGAAAATACCCAACAATTTGCAAAAAATAATAAATATCCTCTTTGTGAAGTGTGCCAAATTTTTTGAGATGCAGAATCTGTGTGTCAAGATGTGGTATTTTTGGCATTGGCGGAATCTGGATTACTTCAAGCTCATCGATGATTTTTTTGTGTGCGAGATAATTCCCCTGAATCAAAAAGTCCTTTTTGCGCGCAAAAAAAGTATAAAACTTCTCAATCCATTCCTCCAAATCCAAAAGCTTTAACAGGGTTTGATGAGATGATGGGGCAGAATCTAACATCATGCTTTAGCCATGTATTTCATAAAGTTTTTTGCGCTCGCTTGAGCTTGCGATATTAAGCTGTTTGCGGTATTTGGTGATTGTGCGGCGCACGATTTTGAGCTCAAATTTTTCTTCGATCATTTTTTGGATTTTGAGATCGCTTAGGGGTTTTTTGTGGCTTTCGTTTTTGATGATTTCACTTAAAAAATCCTTCAAAGACGCATTACTGACATCGCCTTCAATCGCGGTTGTAAAAAAGCTCTTAAGCGAAAAAATCCCTCTTTGGCATTCAAGGTATTTGTTTGAGATCGCGCGCGAAATGGTGCTTGGGGCATATCCTAGCTCTTGGGCGATGTCTTTGAGCTTCATAGGCTTTATCTCTCCTCCACGAAAAAAATCATATTGATAATCAATAATCATAAGCCCGACCTTTTTTATCGTGGCTTTACGCATTTCAAGCGCATCGACAAGATCGCGCGCTTCTTTGGTTTTTGACTTGATGTAGTTTTCTGTGTCTTTACCCTCATTACAAAGCTCCATAGATTCTATCTCAATGATTGGGTAATACTCATCATTTGTGTGCACGATGAGATTCCCCTCCTCTTCTGCAATCAAAATATCTGGAATCTTAAAAATCTCTTCTACTTCAAATTCAAGCGCGGGCGGGTTTTTGAAATTTTTGATGATTTTCATCGCTTTTTGGTAATGCTTATGCTTTCTAAATTGTAAATGATTGTGAAAATTTTGGATAATTTGCTCGCACAAATCATACACTTCATCATCTATGTTTTCAATCGCACTAAGCTGAAAAGAAAAAGATTCTGTGATGTCTTTTGCGCCAACGCCTCTTGGCTCTAGGAAGCAAAATCTCTGTCGGATTTTTTCGTATTCTTCATAGCTTACATTTATGCACTCTGCGCACTCTTTGCAATCCTCCTTAAAATAGCCATCTGTATCAATGCCTTGAATAATATCAAGCGCGATTTCTTGGCTTAGCTGTGTAGGAAAAAGTGGTGGGGTGATTTGTCGCTCTAGATTCTGATATAAACTCTCAGAATCTAATGTGAGTTGCTCGATTTTATCGCTGATAGAGTTTTTTGAAGAGTTAAATCTACCAAAGCTTGAGCTGAAGTTATTTTGCATAGGAAGCTTGATATTTAAAAGCGGATTCTCATTGACATATTGCTTAAGAATATCCTCAACCTCAAACAAATCTCCTTGCAGAATCGGAAGCCAGCTTTTAAGCGTGGTTGAGAGCTTGCCTTTGACATTTTGCCGCAATCGCCCGCCTGCGCCCATTCCTCCTCTTGCTCCTGCTGCTTGCGCCACAATCCACCCTTAAACTTTAAAGTTCTCACCCAAATAATATTTTTTGACAAGTGTATTATTGTAGATTTCCTCAGCATTTCCGCTTGCCAAAAGTGAGCCGGATTTAATCACATACGCCCTATCGCACACAGAGAGCATTTCGCGCACATTATGATCAGTGATTAGCACGCCGATATTCATAGAGCTAAGCTTTTGGATAATTTTTTGAATATCAATCACAGCGATTGGATCAACGCCAGCAAATGGCTCATCAAGCAAAATAAACTTCGGCTCCTTAACTAGCGCGCGCGCGATCTCAACCCTTCTGCGCTCACCGCCACTTAGGCTTAGCCCTTTGCGCTTACGAATAGGCTCGATATTAAAAGTCTCAAGCATTTGCTCGATTTTGCGTTGTGCTGCTTTTTGAGATTTGAAAGTCGCTTCAGCTGCCAAGAAAAGATTATCCTCCACGCTCAAATCCTTAAAAATGCTTGACTCTTGCGGAAGATACCCGATACCCATATTTGAACGTTTATGCAAAGGAAATTGAGACAAATCCACAGAATCTAAAAACGTCCCACCCCCTGTTGGCTTCAAAAGCCCACAAATCATATAAAAAGTCGTCGTTTTGCCAGCACCATTTGGACCCAAAAGCCCAACTACTTCTCCACTTTGTATCTCTAAAGAAATATCATTGACAATTTTTGTTTTTTTGATATGTTTGGCTAAATGCTTTGCTTCAAGCTTATGAAGTCCCAAAATTTTCCTTTATCATAAATATGTATCACAATGTAAAATTAAAATTTAATTCTACAAAATAATTGATTGGTTTTGTTTTAAACTTATTCCAAAATTTTATAAATTCTGCCATTATCTGCTGGAATAATCTCAATATAAGTGCTTTTCATATGAAAATATTTAAGCATATTCCACAAATCCTCTCCGCCCCACTCTACAAAGTGAATCCCGCCTTGACTAAGCCACTCCAAAAGCCCAAGCTCCAAAACCTCTGCGAGTGTATGATTATACAAATCATAATGATGAATACAGCCATAATGATGCGCAATACTAAAAGTTGGCGAGGTTACTTCCTCATTGATATTTATAAAACAAGCAAACCCCTTGACAAAAGTTGTTTTGCCACTGCCAACTTCTCCATTAAGCAAAAAAATGCTATTTTGCTTTGGCTTGATAGCCTCAAACACTTCATGCAAATGCGCTATATCAGCAAAAATTTGCTTTGTATGTGGCGTGTTGGTGGTAATGTCTGCTTGTTTCATTTTTGTTTTATTCATTTTTGGACTCGACATACATTTTTGTTACCCCAAAATCTCTTTTCATCTGCTCTACAAGCTCTTTATTATCATCTAAAAATATTTCTATATGAGATTTTTCTTGTGCTGCTTGCTTTGTTTGGGGTTGCTCTGCTGTATTGCGCGTGCTTTCTGTTTGTGGATTTTCTTGTGTGTTTTCTTGTATATTTTCTACTTGTGTGGGGTTTTCTTGTGGGTTTTGCGAGATTGGATTTTGAGAAATTGGCGCATAAGAATCTATACTACTAGAATCTACACTTTTGAAATCCGTATCCTTGAAATCCGCGAAATCCGCATTCTTGGATTCTTTAGATTCTAAGGGAGAGTTGTTGTTTTGTAGTATCGCTTGATGTGTGAAGTCTTGTGGTGTTTGCTTATCTTGGTTGGAATTTTGTGTGTTTTGTTGTGTGGCTTGCAAGCTTTGCGTAGAGGCTACTTTTTGGATCTTAATTTTTGGACTAGATTCTAAGCTTTCTTGTGCGCTCGCGCTATTTTGTGTTCTATTTTGCGCGCCAAAGATGTGCTGCACAAATTCTTGAATGACTTTTCCAGATTTTGCAAGCGTGATTTTATCCTCATCATTTGGGTGAGAATCCCAATACAGCACATTATCTTTAAATCCTACAAACTCCACACTCCGCTCAAACGCTTCGCCAACTTCTAATGATCGATCAAAAATAAGTCGCTTAAGCTCCACAAAATACGGATAATATGTATCAAAATCTAAATCCATATTGCTTTGAGTAGATTCTAGTGTGGATTTTGATGATGTTTGGGGCTGTGGTGTAGAGGGTGTTAAGTTTGTGTTTGATTCAGGCAAATGCGCGGGCTGGTTTGTGGGCTGTGCGGGCTGGTTTGTAGCTGAAATTACAGGCTGATTCTTTACTTGAGATTCAAAAGACGTAGGCTTTATAGCCTCGCTTGATAGGCTAGATTCTATTTTTTTTATTGCCTCATCAATGTCTTTAAGCTTTAAGGCTTCTTTCATCTTGAGACTTGTTAGCAAAAGCACAAATCCGCTATCTGCGCTAAATTTTGAAAGCGTTTTGGATTGGGTTAGGATTCTTAAAAATCTATCAACAAGCAAAGTCGGAAAGTCTGGATTCTGCGCAAAAACCGCATCTTTGAGAAAAAGTAGCATCTCATCAAGAATCATCTCACACTCATAATCACCAAAAATTTGTAGATTTTGCATTACGCCCTCTTCATCATTATGCAAAATAGACAAAAAGAAATCCTGCAGAATCTTTGGATCAACAACCCCTAACATTTTGGTTATTTGCTCGGTGGTGAGGAATTTATTACAATAATTAATCGCTTGATCTGTAAGTGTGAGCGTATCGCGCAAGCTCCCACCACCTGCGCGCGTAAGCACATCAAGCGCACTATCTTCGTATTTGACTTCTTCTTTGTCTAGGATTTTTTTGAGATGAGCAATGATGCTTTTTTGCGGAATCTTTTTGAATCTAAAATGCTGTGTCCGACTCAAAATCGTTACAGGCACTTTGAGTGGATCGGTTGTAGCAAGGATAAATTTCACATATTCTGGCGGCTCTTCCAAAGTCTTTAAAAGCGCGTTAAACGCCTCGCGAGAGAGCATATGCACCTCATCGATGATAAAGATTTTGAATCGTCCCATAGCTGGCGCGTATTTGGTCTGCTCAATCAAATCTCTAATATTATCAATCCCGCGATTTGAAGCTCCGTCCATTTCGATAATGTCGATATTTCTTCCCTCAAGTGCGGCTTTGCAGTTTCCGCATTCCCCACAAGGTGTAGAAGTCGGTCCTTTTTCGCATTCCAAAGCGCGGGCAAAAATGCGCGCAGAGCTTGTTTTGCCACTTCCTCTCAATCCACTAAACAAATACGCATGAACGATACGATTTTTATCTAATGCTTGAGAGAGGGTTTGAGAAATCGCTTCTTGTCCGACAAGATCTTCGAAATTTTTTGGACGATATTTGAGTGCAAGTGCCAATGCCATTTTATACCTTAGGAATGAGAATGTATTGTGGGCGTATTATACATATAAATGACTTGAAATAAGATTAGAGATTATATCTTGCTACAAATCCCCTGTCATTTTGCGCTAAATCCCTATAAAACTCCGCCTTGTATCCAGAATCTAAAAGCACAGAATTAAGCCGTTCTTTTTGGTCGTAGCCCATTTCGCAAGCAAGAAATGCTATCTTTTTGCGCGCGCATAAAGCGATGATGTCTTCTAGGATTTCACTTCCACACTCTCCACCAAAAAGTGCGCAATGTGGCTCAAATAACACATTTGGCTGAAGTGGATACGCAAGGCTAATGTAGGGTGGATTAGAAAACACAAGCTCAAAATCTTGCGTAATATCATCAAGCAATGAGGTGGATTTGAGGGTGATTTGATCTTCAAAATGAAAGTTTGTGATGTTATGCTTGGCGATATGTAAGGCTTCTTGGCTTATATCTGTGGCGATGATGTGGAGATTGGGGCAGGCTTTGGCGATACTAATTGAAAGTGCTGCGCTTCCTACGCCTATTTCTGCGATTTGGGTTAGGTGATGTGTCTGGACTAACTCAATGACTTTTTTAACTAGAATCTCACTTTCTGGGCGCGGGATTAGCACCCCAAAATCTACAAAAAATTCATATTCAAAAAAGCTTGCGCTTTTTGTAAGGTATTCGATAGGAATCTGACTTAATCGCTGCTCTATAAGCTCAAAAAATAAAGCTTGACATTTGGAAGTAAGAGGGGTATCAAAATGCGTGTGTAGCCATACACGAGATTGGCAAAGCACAAATCCAAGCAAAATCTCAGCCTCAAGTCTATATCGCTCAATGCCATGATCTTTTAACATCAAACTTCCACAATCAATGGCTTGCTTGATGTTTAAAATGTGCGCTGTATTAGTCTTTGAGGGCATAGAGTCGATCAAGTAATGGCGGGTGTGTGTAATGGAAAAAAATGTAGATTTTATGAGCGTATGGAAAGGTTTTGTTTTCATTGACTAAGCGGATAAGTGCTTCTTTGAGGCAGTGTGGGTTTGTCAAAGATGCGCCATAAGAATCCGCCCTGTATTCAGCTTTGCGACTAAAGTAGCCGATGATTGGCATAACCCAAAACGACACAATAGGCGCAATAAGCAAAAGCACAATCAAAGTTGTCGCGTCATTTTTTTCTATACGCAAAAGCGAAAAAATAGATTCTGGTAAATGCCCGGCGATAAAAAATAGCACAAATAATAACACGCCCATAATACTGAGATTAACCAAAATATCTTTATGCTTAAAATGCCCCAACTCATGTCCCAAAATAGCAAGCAGTCCTTCTGTGCTGACTTTTTCTAAAAGTGTATCAAACAAAACAACGCGCTTTGAGCTTCCAAGCCCTCCAAAATACGCATTAAGTCGCCCATCTCGCCTGCTTGCGTCCATCACAAATACGCCTTTTGCATGAAAGCCTGCTTTTTGCATAAGGTCTTGGATTTTGGTTTTGAGATTCTCATCATTAAGTGGAGTGAAGGTATTAAATATCGGGGCGATAAGCGTTGGATAAAACATATTTAAAAGTATCAATACCATAAACACAAAGCCAAATCCAGCCAACCACCAATGCGTATAAGACATCACACTTACAAGTATCCACAAAATAACAAACCCAAAAAATAACATTAGCACAAAGCCTTTGAGCGTATCAAGGACAAAAAGCTTTGGAGTTATGGTTGAAAACCCAAATCTTTTATCCAAAACAAGCTGCTGATATGCTTTAAGCGGAAGCGAAAGCACTGAATTCACCGCAACAAAGCTCAACACAAACGCTATGGATTCTAAATGCGCAGGATAGAATCCAAAATATTCTTGCAAAATATAAAACCCAAACAGCACCCAGCACGCAAAAATAACCGCGTCAAAAAGACTATGAATGATAGAGAGTCGTAGTGTTGAGAGTGAATATTTGGCTGAAGTGATATAATCTTTTGGTGGCAAAATAACAGCGGTTTTTTGGGAGTAGATTCTGATATGTCGTATTTGTAGCCAGTCAATTAATATACTCGGAAATGTAAATATCAAAAGATACAAAGCAACAAAAAACATCGTCATTTCCTTACGATCAAAAATTTCCAAGTATTCTAAACAAAAAATATAAATCTAAACACAATAACTTTTAAGCACTATTTGTATAGGATTATAAAAAATTTTGCATAAGCCAAGCAAGAATTAAGGAATACAAATGCATAACACAAAATATATCTTTGTTACCGGTGGAGTGCTAAGCTCTCTTGGTAAGGGCATATCATCTTCATCAATTGGCACACTTTTAAAACAAAGTGGCTATAAAGTGGCGATACTCAAAATCGATCCCTACATCAATGTAGATCCCGGAACAATGAGTCCGCTTGAGCATGGAGAAGTGTTTGTAACTGCTGATGGCGCAGAAACGGATTTAGATATAGGGCATTATGAGCGGTTTTTGAATGTCAATTTCACAAAGCAAAATAATTTTACCACCGGTCAAGTCTATCTTTCTGTGATAGAAAACGAACGACAAGGCAATTATTTAGGCAAAACGATTCAAATCGTCCCGCATATCGTTGATGAGATCAAAAAACGCATTAAATCAGTGGGTAAAAATTTTGACTTTTTGGTCGTGGAGCTTGGCGGAACAATCGGCGATATGGAGGGTTTGCCATTTCTTGAGGCGATGAGACAAATAAAACATGAGCTTCCAAAATCAAAAGTAATCAGCATTCATGTTACATTGATTCCGCTTATTAAGGCTGCTGGCGAGCTAAAAACAAAGCCTACACAGCATTCTGTGCAAGAGCTTCGTCGTATCGGGATCTCACCACAAATCATTGTCGCTCGCTGCGAAAAACCCCTCTCAAAAGAGCTCAAAAAAAAGCTAGCCCTTAGCTGTGATGTCGATGATGATAGTGTGATTGAAGCAGTTGA carries:
- a CDS encoding M48 family metallopeptidase, with amino-acid sequence MTMFFVALYLLIFTFPSILIDWLQIRHIRIYSQKTAVILPPKDYITSAKYSLSTLRLSIIHSLFDAVIFACWVLFGFYILQEYFGFYPAHLESIAFVLSFVAVNSVLSLPLKAYQQLVLDKRFGFSTITPKLFVLDTLKGFVLMLFFGFVILWILVSVMSYTHWWLAGFGFVFMVLILLNMFYPTLIAPIFNTFTPLNDENLKTKIQDLMQKAGFHAKGVFVMDASRRDGRLNAYFGGLGSSKRVVLFDTLLEKVSTEGLLAILGHELGHFKHKDILVNLSIMGVLLFVLFFIAGHLPESIFSLLRIEKNDATTLIVLLLIAPIVSFWVMPIIGYFSRKAEYRADSYGASLTNPHCLKEALIRLVNENKTFPYAHKIYIFFHYTHPPLLDRLYALKD
- the tsaE gene encoding tRNA (adenosine(37)-N6)-threonylcarbamoyltransferase complex ATPase subunit type 1 TsaE, producing MNKTKMKQADITTNTPHTKQIFADIAHLHEVFEAIKPKQNSIFLLNGEVGSGKTTFVKGFACFININEEVTSPTFSIAHHYGCIHHYDLYNHTLAEVLELGLLEWLSQGGIHFVEWGGEDLWNMLKYFHMKSTYIEIIPADNGRIYKILE
- a CDS encoding endonuclease MutS2 codes for the protein MMLDSAPSSHQTLLKLLDLEEWIEKFYTFFARKKDFLIQGNYLAHKKIIDELEVIQIPPMPKIPHLDTQILHLKKFGTLHKEDIYYFLQIVGYFHRLKKHQHIISQPTLHQMLEKILIPESLLSLIDIFDDDKNFKEGIYKELDNLNRAISHTTKQIQSELANLLSLSGLQEFLVDKQIHLINNTQTLLLKAGYTRVIKGSVLMRSQSGFFYLLPQNIQNLYQKQKDLEDEHSSQMYKICAELSEILRKHILFLQFINKEFDYFDSLQARVAFAKQFDLEFVLPTKNTQNIILHGFSHPILERPKPIYIDFTQQLLLITGVNAGGKTMLLKSILSSVFLAKYLLPMKINPHKSQIPHFKHIRAIINDPQSTKNDISTFAGRMLEFSQILGVKDLLLGVDEIELGTDADEAASLYKALLESLLNNNAKVIITTHHKRLASLMASDSRVQMSAAIYDVQQAKPTFEFMHGSIGKSYAFETAKRYGIPKSIIARAMEHYGEDKERLNHLIERSAQLEIQLKNKHKELEETIKQYERKKLEYAHLGQELKAKYQQKSHHLEQTYQDALSSLKTQAKTINQIHRNMNNANKILSTLKSSESFAPKEQTKELGIGDMVKYNVQRGVIVSVNAHNCLVELDSGMRLKVNKNVLQLCNGNHSGLDRFDNSGLDNRKLDNGGLDNELHSKNKASLESSKLIKDSKDSIWRKSKKFGGGAIIDSHIDSIVDSRGDSRGGSSGRFMAHITYPKVKNAHVSLDLHGLRAEEALERLDKFLSDCLMAGFDEVLICHGIGTGRLSKVVSDFLKSHPKVIHFDDAPINMGGMGAKIVRL
- a CDS encoding DNA polymerase III subunit gamma/tau; the protein is MALALALKYRPKNFEDLVGQEAISQTLSQALDKNRIVHAYLFSGLRGSGKTSSARIFARALECEKGPTSTPCGECGNCKAALEGRNIDIIEMDGASNRGIDNIRDLIEQTKYAPAMGRFKIFIIDEVHMLSREAFNALLKTLEEPPEYVKFILATTDPLKVPVTILSRTQHFRFKKIPQKSIIAHLKKILDKEEVKYEDSALDVLTRAGGGSLRDTLTLTDQAINYCNKFLTTEQITKMLGVVDPKILQDFFLSILHNDEEGVMQNLQIFGDYECEMILDEMLLFLKDAVFAQNPDFPTLLVDRFLRILTQSKTLSKFSADSGFVLLLTSLKMKEALKLKDIDEAIKKIESSLSSEAIKPTSFESQVKNQPVISATNQPAQPTNQPAHLPESNTNLTPSTPQPQTSSKSTLESTQSNMDLDFDTYYPYFVELKRLIFDRSLEVGEAFERSVEFVGFKDNVLYWDSHPNDEDKITLAKSGKVIQEFVQHIFGAQNRTQNSASAQESLESSPKIKIQKVASTQSLQATQQNTQNSNQDKQTPQDFTHQAILQNNNSPLESKESKNADFADFKDTDFKSVDSSSIDSYAPISQNPISQNPQENPTQVENIQENTQENPQTESTRNTAEQPQTKQAAQEKSHIEIFLDDNKELVEQMKRDFGVTKMYVESKNE
- the lptB gene encoding LPS export ABC transporter ATP-binding protein, yielding MGLHKLEAKHLAKHIKKTKIVNDISLEIQSGEVVGLLGPNGAGKTTTFYMICGLLKPTGGGTFLDSVDLSQFPLHKRSNMGIGYLPQESSIFKDLSVEDNLFLAAEATFKSQKAAQRKIEQMLETFNIEPIRKRKGLSLSGGERRRVEIARALVKEPKFILLDEPFAGVDPIAVIDIQKIIQKLSSMNIGVLITDHNVREMLSVCDRAYVIKSGSLLASGNAEEIYNNTLVKKYYLGENFKV
- a CDS encoding RNA polymerase factor sigma-54 — its product is MGAGGRLRQNVKGKLSTTLKSWLPILQGDLFEVEDILKQYVNENPLLNIKLPMQNNFSSSFGRFNSSKNSISDKIEQLTLDSESLYQNLERQITPPLFPTQLSQEIALDIIQGIDTDGYFKEDCKECAECINVSYEEYEKIRQRFCFLEPRGVGAKDITESFSFQLSAIENIDDEVYDLCEQIIQNFHNHLQFRKHKHYQKAMKIIKNFKNPPALEFEVEEIFKIPDILIAEEEGNLIVHTNDEYYPIIEIESMELCNEGKDTENYIKSKTKEARDLVDALEMRKATIKKVGLMIIDYQYDFFRGGEIKPMKLKDIAQELGYAPSTISRAISNKYLECQRGIFSLKSFFTTAIEGDVSNASLKDFLSEIIKNESHKKPLSDLKIQKMIEEKFELKIVRRTITKYRKQLNIASSSERKKLYEIHG
- the prmC gene encoding peptide chain release factor N(5)-glutamine methyltransferase; amino-acid sequence: MPSKTNTAHILNIKQAIDCGSLMLKDHGIERYRLEAEILLGFVLCQSRVWLHTHFDTPLTSKCQALFFELIEQRLSQIPIEYLTKSASFFEYEFFVDFGVLIPRPESEILVKKVIELVQTHHLTQIAEIGVGSAALSISIAKACPNLHIIATDISQEALHIAKHNITNFHFEDQITLKSTSLLDDITQDFELVFSNPPYISLAYPLQPNVLFEPHCALFGGECGSEILEDIIALCARKKIAFLACEMGYDQKERLNSVLLDSGYKAEFYRDLAQNDRGFVARYNL